One genomic segment of Pagrus major chromosome 13, Pma_NU_1.0 includes these proteins:
- the ccna1 gene encoding cyclin-A1, with protein MMMNLSTNAHSSSLAGKENFPSSSKTDALQVQRAKKRTVLGVLSENEQRGRPLSQGSQFSKHSSISDSSRLTFLGCPSSSSFDVYVEEACEVVLAASGEEVVSGNYYLDDETAALQNEHLRLLLELSSSSCQDAYMKSQPDESLMSEEVLCVSHYAKDIHQHLRESEMRFRPRPGFLENHPGITNGMLVILVDWLVEVVQEYKLRSETLHLAVNYLDRFLSCTACVKRGKLQLVGTAALLIAAKYEEIFPPDLNEFVFTTDSTYTKKQLVQMELVLLRVLDYKMAAPTTNQFLHLFMAIQPVSAIAENLALYVAELSLLEIEPFLQYTPSVVAAGAYCLATYTASKSLWPDSLHAFTGYTMAEIVPCLTDLHKLYVSAESRPQQAIRDKYKSSKYCRVSLIAPPASLPFDESLLHPFYDASARA; from the exons ATGATG ATGAACCTCAGCACAAATGCCCACAGCAGCAGTCTCGCTGGCAAAGAAAACTTTCCATCTTCAAGCAAAACAGATGCACTGCAGGTCCAGCGGGCCAAGAAGCGCACGGTGCTCGGTGTGCTGTCAGAGAACGAGCAGCGTGGTCGACCCCTCAGCCAG GGGAGCCAATTTTCCAAACACAGTTCGATCTCAGACAGCTCCCGGCTCACCTTTCTGGGTTGTCCCTCCAGTTCCAGCTTCGATGTGTACGTCGAAGAGGCTTGTGAAGTCGTTCTCGCTGCCTCCGGTGAAGAAGTGGTCTCAGGCAACTATTACCTAGATGATGAAACTGCTGCCCTGCAAAATGAACATTTGAGACTCCTGCTGGAGCTGAGTTCAA GTTCGTGCCAGGATGCTTATATGAAGTCTCAGCCAGATGAATCcctgatgtcagaggaggtgctgtgtgtcTCCCATTATGCAAAGGACATTCACCAGCACTTGAGGGAGAGTGAA ATGAGGTTCAGGCCGAGGCCAGGCTTTCTGGAGAATCATCCAGGGATCACAAACGGCATGCTTGTCATCCTGGTGGACTGGCTGGTGGAAGTCGTCCAGGAATACAAGCTTCGCTCGGAAACTCTGCACCTTGCTGTCAACTATTTGGACCGATTTCTCTCCTGCACAGCTTGTGTGAAGCGGGGCAAGCTGCAGCTGGTCGGCACAGCTGCATTACTGATTGCTGC AAAATATGAGGAGATCTTCCCTCCAGACCTGAATGAGTTTGTGTTCACCACGGACAGCACCTACACCAAGAAGCAGTTAGTCCAGATGGAGCTCGTTTTACTGAGAGTGTTGGATTACAAGATGGCAGCCCCCACAACAAACCAGTTCCTTCACCTGTTCATGGCCATCCAGCCTGTGTCTGCCATCGCAGAGAACCTGGCCCTG TATGTAGCAGAGTTAAGCCTGCTGGAAATTGAACCATTCCTACAGTACACCCCGTCTGTAGTGGCAGCTGGAGCCTACTGCCTTGCCACCTACACTGCAAGCAAGTCTCTCTGG CCTGATTCTTTACACGCCTTTACTGGTTATACCATGGCTGAAATTGTGCCCTGCCTCACCGACCTCCACAAGCTTTATGTCAGCGCAGAGAGTCGCCCACAACAGGCCATCAGGGATAAGTACAAAAGCTCAAA gtattGTCGTGTGTCATTGATCGCCCCGCCTGCTTCTCTGCCTTTTGATGAATCACTGCTCCACCCGTTTTATGACGCTTCTGCCAGAGCTTGA